One region of Bacteroidia bacterium genomic DNA includes:
- a CDS encoding adenosylmethionine--8-amino-7-oxononanoate transaminase, which translates to MNLSQRDEKVIWHPYTSAYSPTPIPIVKAEGAYLYTDSGKRIIDFNSSWWVTAHGHCHPYIAQAISQQAHTLEQVIFAGFTHQPAVELAERLLGYFPTLSKVFFSDNGSTAVEVALKMCFQAWYNQGKERKKVIAFEGSYHGDTFGSMAVSERDIFTAAFHTLLFDVDYLPYPTQDNYEQVFEKLEQLCQTNEYASCIVEPLVQGVAGMRITRPEYIAEIWKICKKHNVFTIADEIMTGFGRTGTLFACQQIDVQPDVVCLSKCLTGGFLPLGLTLCTDSVFEHFVTQDRTKTFFHGHSFTGNPIACAAANANLDLFEQEDTQIKLRQLYQNMALLKEELEKCAFLYNIRHIGGILAFELGSPQRHYLNAISTKIRSFYLERNMLVRPLGNTIYIIPP; encoded by the coding sequence ATGAACCTTTCTCAACGTGATGAAAAAGTAATTTGGCATCCTTATACTTCTGCATATAGCCCTACTCCTATTCCGATTGTTAAAGCAGAGGGCGCTTACCTATACACAGACAGTGGAAAGAGAATCATTGATTTTAATAGCTCTTGGTGGGTAACTGCTCACGGGCATTGTCATCCGTACATTGCGCAAGCTATTAGTCAACAAGCCCACACATTGGAACAGGTAATATTTGCAGGTTTTACGCATCAACCTGCTGTTGAATTAGCAGAACGCCTTTTAGGTTATTTTCCCACATTGAGCAAAGTATTTTTCTCAGACAATGGTTCTACCGCAGTGGAGGTAGCCCTAAAAATGTGTTTTCAAGCTTGGTACAATCAAGGTAAAGAACGAAAAAAAGTAATTGCTTTTGAGGGCAGTTATCATGGCGATACGTTCGGTAGTATGGCGGTCAGTGAAAGAGATATTTTTACTGCTGCGTTTCATACTCTTTTATTTGACGTAGATTATTTACCTTATCCTACGCAGGACAATTATGAGCAAGTTTTTGAAAAGTTGGAGCAGTTGTGTCAAACTAATGAATATGCTTCTTGTATCGTAGAACCCTTAGTCCAGGGTGTAGCAGGTATGCGAATTACTCGCCCTGAATATATCGCCGAGATATGGAAGATTTGTAAAAAACACAATGTTTTCACTATCGCCGATGAAATAATGACAGGATTTGGGCGAACAGGTACATTATTTGCCTGCCAACAAATTGACGTTCAACCAGATGTTGTTTGTCTATCAAAGTGCCTTACGGGAGGTTTTTTGCCCCTTGGCTTAACATTATGCACGGATAGTGTTTTTGAACATTTTGTAACACAAGACCGAACTAAAACCTTTTTTCATGGACATAGCTTTACAGGTAATCCTATTGCCTGCGCTGCGGCTAATGCCAACCTTGACCTTTTTGAGCAGGAAGATACACAAATTAAACTTCGTCAATTGTATCAAAATATGGCTCTACTCAAAGAGGAGCTTGAAAAATGTGCTTTTCTATACAATATCAGGCATATTGGAGGAATTTTAGCCTTTGAGCTTGGTTCGCCGCAAAGGCACTACCTTAATGCGATTAGCACTAAAATCAGGAGTTTTTACTTAGAAAGAAATATGTTAGTTCGCCCTTTGGGCAATACTATTTACATTATTCCCCC